In Brachypodium distachyon strain Bd21 chromosome 2, Brachypodium_distachyon_v3.0, whole genome shotgun sequence, one genomic interval encodes:
- the LOC100844058 gene encoding flocculation protein FLO11, whose translation MAAASFSIREYAASMRGGAAAAEALRPFGITDLPPMEAPRFRWWAHELASAIAAAAAAAAASPRKAKPPKERSISDLFAAAHPVAAPPAGESGGDQQPEVDDDEALCAIVRRTKEMKRKRRLQEEEEAAKSAGAREAEGNFATRKEALDKPNSPDGVDSQPSEKTEALEHLRKERENISKKPKQGNNNNMKKNDHKIKCTESKNAKKRGILKKYTKHTSVKMVTEKHGNSKGNEVIEVCRKSVKRVKFSDSNDILGSNMQSSELPKQRSLLKLLSDAMASSSSSSSSSSSTSAEGDKCVTAESSNPHMPEEAFAKTKETNNNTDLEDSPELCSTELSSPWIDLNKALSESTGLDYTHDSNSEVPNLELTHDQTVNSDVQLLDGREKQRNLSFSSHLLESQTPAADLESTMNSRSRGTFLHGQTIKMSDTHIVGPQLSLGELPETHRTCSDVPVKDILPSRMLPCELPGSTFQDSCKQHQNWCSTNMSHGGSQLSPVEKSSSWQSRECNLSGSKEFHFCSEVNVQQEFGPSTGPTVRLMGKDLTVCTTRAESSVETAQKHTGTSICGRLKTNVVLELPRQAQPVVSSQAQSFPNVTVNATSTIHSSTYHASTSQAYFGYRTPHDFRHPSPAANVFAGHQLAFENRFGDFTNSQTNQPVLLGCPPLPNHGTATFPQNSPRPWSYYSDPYTRTEPPRAPFVPTTRKHGTPSSVLRANLPQPYVVHSPISSVCQLNSVSPTPRHPPWVVQEASDSRSVAATSRNSNNGMGRAVPGNANASSSEPSVKKRSGPVKLTPGAKHILVPSGSTGDSNSLPVYSCVSFGSRSGNAAASQNKGT comes from the exons atggccgccgcctcgttCTCCATCAG GGAGTACGCGGCGAGCATgaggggcggggcggcggcggcagaggcgcTGCGTCCCTTCGGAATCACGGATCTCCCGCCTATGGAGGCGCCGAGGTTCCGGTGGTGGGCGCACGAGCTCGCCTCCGCCattgcagctgctgctgcggcggcggcggcatccccGAGGAAGGCGAAGCCGCCCAAGGAGCGGTCCATCTCCGATCTCTTCGCCGCGGCGCACCCCGTGGCCGCGCCCCCCGCCGGGGAGAGCGGTGGCGACCAGCAGCCGgaggtggacgacgacgaggcgctGTGCGCGATCGTGAGGCGGACCAAGGAGATGAAGCGGAAGAGGAGactgcaagaggaggaggaggcagcgaAGAGCGCCGGAGCACGCGAGGCCGAGGGGAATTTCGCGACCAGAAAG GAAGCACTTGACAAGCCAAATTCGCCTGATGGAGTGGATAGTCAGCCATCAGAGAAAACTGAAGCTTTAGAGCATCTCAGAAAAGAGAGGGAAAATATATCCAAGAAACCAAAGCAGGGGAACAACAATAATATGAAGAAGAACGATCACAAAATAAAGTGCACTGAGAGCAAAAATGCTAAGAAACGTGGCATTCTAAAGAAGTACACAAAGCACACATCTGTCAAAATGGTTACAGAAAAGCATGGCAATTCAAAAGGAAACGAGGTAATAGAAGTCTGCCGCAAATCAGTGAAGCGTGTCAAATTCTCAGATTCAAATGATATACTTGGCAGTAATATGCAAAGTTCCGAACTACCGAAACAGCGAAGTCTCCTCAAACTGCTATCTGATGCtatggcttcttcttcgtcgtcctcgtcatcgtcatcatccaCATCTGCTGAAGGAGACAAATGCGTAACTGCAGAAAGCAGTAATCCCCATATGCCTGAGGAAGCATTTGCTAAAACGAAAGAAACAAATAACAATACAGATCTTGAGGATTCTCCTGAGCTTTGTAGCACAGAGCTTTCCTCCCCTTGGATTGATCTGAATAAAGCACTATCAGAATCTACTGGTTTGGACTACACGCATGATTCAAATTCAGAGGTACCAAACCTTGAGCTTACACATGATCAAACTGTAAATTCTGATGTCCAATTGCTTGACGGGAGAGAAAAGCAGAGGAATTTGTCTTTTAGTTCACACTTACTGGAAAGCCAAACACCTGCTGCTGACTTGGAAAGTACTATGAATTCAAGATCGAGAGGCACATTTTTGCATGGTCAGACAATCAAAATGTCTGATACACATATTGTTGGTCCTCAGTTGAGCTTAGGAGAGCTCCCAGAGACTCATCGTACTTGTAGTGATGTTCCAGTAAAAGATATACTGCCATCGAGAATGTTGCCTTGTGAATTGCCAGGAAGTACATTTCAGGACTCATGTAAGCAGCACCAGAATTGGTGCTCTACCAACATGAGTCATGGTGGCTCCCAGCTTTCTCCAGTCGAAAAATCTTCATCCTGGCAATCTCGAGAATGCAATCTGTCTGGCAGCAAGGAGTTCCATTTTTGTTCTGAAGTAAACGTTCAGCAGGAGTTCGGTCCTTCCACAGGACCGACAGTTCGTTTGATGGGCAAGGATCTTACAGTCTGCACGACCCGAGCTGAATCTTCGGTTGAGACTGCACAGAAACACACAGGTACTTCCATCTGTGGCCGTCTTAAGACAAATGTGGTATTGGAGTTGCCACGACAAGCACAGCCTGTTGTCTCTTCACAAGCTCAAAGTTTCCCCAACGTTACAGTAAATGCTACCAGCACAATTCATTCTTCGACATATCATGCAAGCACAAGTCAGGCATATTTTGGATACAGGACGCCACATGATTTCAGACATCCTTCCCCTGCAGCCAATGTATTTGCTGGACATCAGTTGGCATTTGAAAACAGGTTTGGAGATTTTACGAACTCGCAGACCAATCAACCTGTTCTATTGGGATGTCCACCTCTTCCCAATCATGGCACTGCAACATTCCCTCAGAATTCGCCGCGTCCTTGGAGTTATTACTCTGATCCTTACACTAGGACAGAACCACCCAGAGCACCATTTGTGCCTACAACAAGAAAACATGGGACACCATCTTCAGTTCTCCGTGCCAATTTGCCTCAGCCATATGTTGTGCATTCACCAATCTCTTCAGTTTGTCAGCTTAACTCTGTGAGTCCTACACCCCGCCATCCACCTTGGGTGGTTCAAGAAGCTTCTGACAGCAGAAGTGTTGCAGCGACATCCAGAAATTCAAACAATGGAATGGGGAGAGCTGTTCCTGGCAATGCCAATGCTTCATCTAGTGAGCCCTCTGTGAAGAAGAGATCAGGCCCGGTGAAGCTCACTCCTGGGGCGAAGCATATACTGGTGCCGAGCGGCAGCACAGGGGACAGCAATTCTCTGCCTGTGTACTCTTGTGTCTCCTTCGGAAGTCGGAGTGGAAATGCTGCAGCATCTCAGAACAAAGGAACATGA